In the genome of Myxococcus stipitatus, one region contains:
- a CDS encoding pitrilysin family protein yields MIAPLSWKTVVATVLLSSGPALAQGVAKPTPPATAAPAAQGVTLPKPTTLTLPNGARLLLVERRDVPLISFSAWVRGGALADPAGKEGLAALTAELLQRGAGSRDARQFAEAVDGVGATLKTHADLEHLAITGQFMSRDSALMVELLSDLLTRPRFAQDELKKTRERMASEIIAAKDGDPRALINTYFEAFQFSGHPYGTPVGGTEASLPTLSRKDVLAYAKNQLGGDRLILSVVGDFDTKELAEKLSAALGGWAKAASPAPQAPVTTVTKGRRVLLVDKPDATQTYFSVGNTGISRSDADRVTVDLVGTVLGGRFTSLLNTELRVKSGLTYGARAAFSQSTHPGAFAMYSFTQTETTEKALDMALDVYSRYRKSGMDDAMLASAKAYVLGQFPPELETGGQVADKLSELAFYGLDSSDVDGFAAAVTRATRVDVSTVIGRTLPASEDLTFVLIGKAATIRELARKYGPVTEMKISDKRFSPAPAPR; encoded by the coding sequence ATGATTGCCCCCCTCTCCTGGAAGACAGTCGTCGCCACGGTCCTGCTCTCCTCGGGCCCGGCCCTGGCCCAGGGCGTCGCGAAGCCGACCCCGCCGGCCACCGCCGCTCCCGCCGCGCAAGGCGTCACCCTCCCCAAGCCCACCACGCTCACGCTCCCGAACGGCGCGCGCCTGCTCCTGGTGGAGCGCCGGGACGTGCCGCTCATCTCCTTCAGCGCGTGGGTGCGCGGCGGAGCGCTCGCGGACCCCGCGGGCAAGGAAGGCCTGGCGGCGCTCACCGCGGAGCTGCTCCAGCGCGGCGCCGGCTCGCGGGACGCGCGCCAGTTCGCCGAGGCCGTGGACGGCGTGGGCGCCACGCTGAAGACACACGCGGACCTGGAGCACCTGGCCATCACCGGCCAGTTCATGTCCCGCGACAGCGCGCTGATGGTGGAGCTGCTGTCGGACCTGCTCACCCGCCCGCGCTTCGCCCAGGACGAGCTGAAGAAGACGCGCGAGCGCATGGCCTCGGAAATCATCGCCGCGAAGGACGGAGACCCGCGCGCGCTCATCAACACCTACTTCGAGGCGTTCCAGTTCTCCGGCCATCCCTACGGCACCCCCGTGGGGGGCACCGAGGCCTCCCTGCCCACGCTGAGCCGCAAGGACGTGCTCGCCTACGCGAAGAACCAGCTGGGCGGAGACCGGCTCATCCTCTCCGTCGTCGGTGACTTCGACACGAAGGAGCTCGCCGAGAAGCTGAGCGCCGCGCTGGGCGGCTGGGCCAAGGCCGCGAGCCCCGCTCCGCAGGCGCCCGTCACCACCGTCACCAAGGGCCGCCGCGTCCTGCTGGTGGACAAGCCCGACGCCACCCAGACGTACTTCTCCGTGGGCAACACGGGCATCTCCCGGAGCGACGCGGACCGCGTCACGGTGGACCTGGTGGGCACGGTGCTGGGCGGACGCTTCACCTCGCTGCTCAACACGGAGCTGCGCGTGAAGTCGGGCCTCACCTACGGCGCTCGCGCGGCCTTCTCGCAGAGCACGCACCCCGGCGCGTTCGCGATGTACTCCTTCACCCAGACGGAGACGACCGAGAAGGCCCTCGACATGGCCTTGGATGTCTATTCGCGCTACCGCAAGTCTGGAATGGATGACGCGATGCTGGCGTCGGCCAAGGCCTACGTGCTGGGCCAGTTCCCGCCCGAGCTCGAGACGGGCGGGCAGGTGGCCGACAAGCTGTCGGAGCTGGCCTTCTATGGCCTGGACTCCAGCGACGTGGATGGCTTCGCCGCCGCGGTGACGCGGGCCACCCGCGTGGACGTGTCCACCGTCATCGGGCGCACGCTGCCCGCGTCGGAGGACCTCACGTTCGTCCTCATCGGAAAGGCCGCGACGATTCGCGAGCTGGCGCGCAAGTACGGCCCCGTCACGGAGATGAAGATCTCCGACAAGCGCTTCTCCCCGGCGCCCGCCCCGCGCTGA
- a CDS encoding pitrilysin family protein yields MFRQSLLWTSCLTLLAAPAAIAQAPARAASQPAATTTQKLGANVESRTFKNGLKVIVWPDHDIPNVTLNNWFRVGSRNEYPGITGLSHFFEHMMFNGAKKYGPGEFDRVMEANGGSNNAFTSEDVTVYQDWFPRTALDVIFQLEADRLQFLSFDPKVVESERGVVYSERRSSVDNNNMVALMEQVQATAFVAHPYQFPVIGWPSDIESWRMEDLQRYFKTYYAPNNGTLVFTGAVTPAEIFALVEKYLEPIPAQPPPEPVRTKEPEQQGERRLVLKKLAQSPLLQLAYQGMAAKDADVEALTLLLNILGDGDSSRLHRRLVEEERAAINVATYFSPGFDPSLVWVTADLAPNGNLARVESLITEELARVVKSGVTEAELTKARNITLANFWRSLETINTRAYALGAAETFRGDYRQLFDAPARYERVTREDLRKVAARIFATQRRTVGWLVPTEEAAAATPADRKDATR; encoded by the coding sequence ATGTTCCGTCAGTCCCTCCTCTGGACGTCGTGCCTGACGCTGCTGGCGGCCCCCGCCGCCATCGCCCAGGCACCCGCCAGGGCGGCCTCCCAACCCGCCGCCACCACCACCCAGAAGCTCGGCGCCAACGTCGAGAGCCGCACCTTCAAGAACGGTCTCAAGGTCATCGTCTGGCCTGACCACGACATCCCGAACGTCACCCTCAACAACTGGTTCCGCGTCGGGAGCCGCAACGAATACCCAGGCATCACCGGCCTGTCTCACTTCTTCGAACACATGATGTTCAACGGCGCCAAGAAGTACGGCCCCGGTGAGTTCGACCGCGTCATGGAGGCCAACGGCGGCTCCAACAACGCGTTCACCTCCGAAGACGTCACCGTCTACCAGGACTGGTTCCCGCGCACCGCGCTCGACGTCATCTTCCAGCTCGAAGCCGACCGCCTCCAATTCCTCTCGTTCGACCCCAAGGTCGTCGAGTCCGAGCGCGGCGTCGTCTACTCGGAGCGCCGCTCCAGCGTGGACAACAACAACATGGTCGCGCTCATGGAGCAGGTCCAGGCGACCGCCTTCGTGGCCCACCCCTACCAGTTCCCCGTCATCGGCTGGCCGTCGGACATCGAGTCGTGGCGCATGGAGGACCTCCAGCGCTACTTCAAGACGTACTACGCCCCGAACAACGGCACCCTCGTCTTCACCGGCGCCGTCACCCCGGCGGAGATCTTCGCCCTCGTCGAGAAGTACCTGGAGCCCATCCCCGCGCAGCCTCCGCCCGAGCCCGTCCGCACGAAGGAGCCGGAGCAGCAGGGGGAGCGGCGCCTCGTCCTCAAGAAGCTCGCGCAGTCCCCGCTCCTCCAGCTCGCCTACCAGGGCATGGCCGCCAAGGACGCCGACGTCGAGGCCCTCACCCTCCTGCTCAACATCCTGGGCGACGGTGACTCCTCGCGGCTCCACCGCCGCCTCGTCGAGGAGGAGCGCGCCGCCATCAACGTGGCCACCTACTTCAGCCCCGGCTTCGACCCGTCCCTCGTCTGGGTGACCGCGGACCTGGCCCCCAACGGCAACCTCGCCCGCGTCGAGTCCCTCATCACCGAGGAGCTCGCCCGCGTCGTGAAGAGCGGCGTCACCGAGGCCGAGCTGACCAAGGCGCGCAACATCACCCTGGCCAACTTCTGGCGCTCCCTGGAGACCATCAACACCCGCGCCTACGCGCTGGGCGCCGCGGAGACCTTCCGGGGCGACTACCGCCAGCTCTTCGACGCCCCCGCCCGCTACGAGCGCGTCACCCGCGAGGACCTCCGCAAGGTCGCCGCGCGCATCTTCGCCACCCAGCGCCGCACCGTCGGCTGGCTCGTCCCCACCGAGGAAGCCGCCGCCGCCACCCCCGCCGACCGCAAGGACGCCACGCGATGA
- a CDS encoding DEAD/DEAH box helicase family protein: MSSPFLLIPESRWVASNTLAFAIRDGFPVSPGHTLVVPRRPVATWFDATAEEQRALFELVEEVKQGLDTELRPDGYNLGINVGAAAGQTVFHLHVHVIPRFQGDVADARGGVRHVIPHQGNYLATPQAKPLATGGLGDPFLSHLEPLFSRATDIAVLAAFVQDSGLEVLRQSVDAALLRGARVRILTGDYLTITQAEALRRLLDWMDEDSVLQGGSRGHFEARIVEVEKERVSSFHPKSWRFVGDGLAVAYVGSSNISRSALKTGIEWNLRVEQGRDPRAWGEVVEAFEAWWERATPLEADWVEAYARRASLTQRTLAPVEVEPVVPPREPHVLQREALRALARSREEGRRRALVVLATGLGKTLLAAMDVAAFHAEQEVPPRVLFLAHREELLVQAAETFRRQFPRLRFGWYVGAKSSLEGDVVFASVQKLSNRDGLEALRGAARFDYVIVDEVHHAAAASYRVILSRLEPTFLLGLTATPERADDGDILGLFDDHLAYRADLGEGIEAGLLTPFAYLGLKDDVPYENIPWRSRSFEPEALAQAVQTDARMRTLWRAWEEHAASRTLVFCVSVSHANYVQRWLKEKGVRVAAVYSGPGSADRAQALRELAAGTLDAVCSVDLFNEGVDVPSIDRVVMLRPTESPVVFLQQLGRGLRKFEGKTRVTVIDFVGNHRLFLDRVRTLLALGRGAMSLRDFLVHGKQPELPPGCSVQVEVEAKELLRHFLATGETEVARIYRELRDSRGQRPTIGELYRLGYAPASLSRHDEHSGWFQFVEAEKDLTDAQSRALKQDPAWFRNLELTPMSKCIKMVMLEALLEADALERGLSLSELTQRSLSILRRNPELLRDIEGVEALDNSLPVHEWTQDGKWFRVEGDRFAPRFVLTEDAREAFEEMTRELVEYRLAQYRRRQLSQSQGPGMPFEAQVITNQHAPILKLPDRKQRPDLPQGVTQVRLPNGESWQFHFVKIAVNVAKPAGAEKNQLSKLLRGWFDDFAGKPGTAFRVRFTPRADGWSVEPVRAEVLAFKRPMGCISFPTLRAAAGAASHALALEQAPEAEWVRLPIQARGEGLFAVRASGDSMNGGDRPIHDGDWLVMRYARDLSPRDLEGKVALIQVPDAAGYAYQVKRLVRADGQWRLRSDNPDHATKDVNEGVMPIAQLVEVLTPESLAPPRGARLTESQVMDHFGLSTTPKTGRQDGHLFLVSTGSDGPRLDTRVADRRPGETAFVLTREAPQDLWRHDGVAHWDDTSNRWTLGVPTT; this comes from the coding sequence GTGTCCTCCCCTTTCCTGCTGATTCCTGAATCCCGGTGGGTCGCCTCGAACACGCTGGCCTTCGCCATCCGAGACGGCTTCCCGGTGAGCCCGGGGCACACCCTGGTGGTTCCGCGCCGCCCGGTCGCCACCTGGTTCGACGCCACGGCCGAGGAACAGCGCGCCCTCTTCGAGCTGGTGGAGGAGGTGAAGCAGGGCCTGGACACGGAGCTGCGCCCGGATGGGTACAACCTGGGCATCAACGTGGGCGCGGCGGCCGGGCAGACGGTGTTCCACCTGCATGTGCATGTCATTCCCCGCTTCCAGGGGGACGTCGCGGACGCGCGCGGTGGCGTCCGGCATGTCATCCCCCACCAGGGGAACTACCTGGCCACGCCACAGGCGAAGCCGCTCGCCACGGGGGGATTGGGAGACCCGTTCCTCTCGCACCTCGAGCCGCTGTTCTCGCGCGCGACGGATATCGCGGTGCTCGCGGCGTTCGTGCAGGACAGTGGATTGGAAGTGTTGCGGCAATCCGTGGACGCAGCCCTCTTGCGAGGCGCGCGGGTGCGAATCCTCACGGGTGACTACCTGACCATCACCCAGGCGGAGGCGCTGCGACGCCTGCTGGATTGGATGGACGAGGACAGCGTGCTCCAAGGCGGAAGCCGAGGACACTTCGAGGCCCGCATCGTGGAGGTGGAGAAGGAGCGCGTGTCCTCGTTCCATCCCAAATCCTGGCGGTTCGTGGGGGATGGGCTCGCGGTGGCATACGTGGGTTCGAGCAACATCTCCCGCTCCGCGCTGAAGACAGGCATTGAGTGGAACCTGCGCGTCGAGCAGGGCCGGGACCCTCGGGCCTGGGGTGAAGTGGTCGAAGCCTTCGAGGCGTGGTGGGAACGGGCCACGCCGCTGGAGGCGGACTGGGTGGAGGCCTATGCACGTCGCGCGAGCCTCACGCAGCGGACGCTCGCGCCCGTCGAAGTGGAGCCGGTGGTTCCGCCTCGCGAGCCACACGTGCTTCAGCGCGAGGCCTTGCGCGCTCTCGCGCGAAGTCGGGAGGAAGGTCGTCGGCGTGCGTTGGTGGTACTGGCGACGGGGCTGGGGAAGACGCTGCTGGCCGCCATGGACGTGGCGGCCTTCCATGCCGAGCAGGAGGTCCCGCCACGCGTCCTCTTCTTGGCCCACCGCGAGGAGCTGCTGGTCCAGGCCGCGGAGACCTTTCGTCGTCAGTTTCCTCGGCTGCGCTTTGGTTGGTACGTGGGCGCGAAGTCCTCGCTCGAAGGCGATGTGGTGTTCGCCTCGGTGCAGAAGCTGTCGAATCGCGATGGACTGGAAGCCCTGCGGGGAGCAGCGCGCTTCGACTACGTCATCGTGGATGAGGTGCATCACGCCGCGGCGGCGAGCTATCGGGTGATTCTCTCGCGGCTGGAGCCGACGTTCCTGCTGGGGCTGACGGCGACGCCCGAGCGCGCGGATGATGGAGACATCCTGGGGCTGTTCGATGACCACCTCGCCTATCGGGCGGACCTGGGGGAAGGCATCGAAGCGGGTTTGCTGACACCGTTCGCGTACCTGGGGCTCAAGGATGACGTGCCCTACGAGAACATCCCCTGGCGCAGCCGGAGCTTCGAGCCGGAGGCCCTGGCGCAAGCGGTCCAGACGGACGCGCGGATGCGGACACTGTGGCGGGCTTGGGAGGAGCACGCGGCGAGCAGGACGCTCGTGTTCTGTGTCTCGGTCTCCCATGCGAACTATGTCCAGCGGTGGCTGAAGGAGAAGGGCGTGAGGGTCGCGGCGGTCTATTCGGGGCCGGGCTCGGCGGACCGAGCGCAGGCGCTGCGAGAGCTGGCGGCGGGAACGCTGGACGCGGTGTGCTCGGTGGACCTCTTCAACGAGGGCGTGGATGTGCCGAGCATCGACCGCGTGGTGATGCTGCGCCCCACGGAGTCTCCCGTCGTCTTCCTTCAGCAGCTCGGCCGAGGACTGCGCAAGTTCGAGGGGAAGACCCGCGTCACGGTCATCGACTTCGTGGGCAACCATCGCTTGTTCCTCGACCGGGTGCGCACGCTGTTGGCGCTCGGCCGAGGGGCGATGTCACTCCGAGACTTCCTGGTGCATGGCAAGCAGCCCGAGCTGCCTCCGGGTTGTTCCGTGCAGGTGGAGGTCGAAGCGAAGGAGCTGCTGCGCCACTTCCTGGCGACAGGTGAGACAGAGGTCGCGCGCATCTACCGCGAGCTGCGAGACAGCCGGGGTCAGCGCCCTACCATCGGGGAGCTGTACCGGCTGGGCTACGCGCCCGCGTCACTGAGCAGGCATGACGAGCACTCTGGCTGGTTCCAGTTCGTGGAGGCGGAGAAGGACCTCACGGACGCGCAGTCCCGAGCCCTGAAGCAGGACCCGGCGTGGTTCCGGAATCTCGAGCTCACGCCCATGAGCAAGTGCATCAAGATGGTGATGCTGGAGGCATTGCTCGAAGCGGATGCACTGGAGCGAGGACTGTCCTTGTCCGAGCTGACGCAGCGGAGCCTGTCCATCCTGCGGCGCAATCCCGAGCTGCTTCGGGACATCGAAGGGGTCGAAGCACTCGACAACTCGCTCCCAGTCCACGAATGGACGCAGGACGGGAAGTGGTTCCGAGTGGAGGGAGACAGGTTCGCCCCGCGCTTCGTGCTGACCGAGGACGCTCGGGAAGCGTTCGAGGAGATGACCCGAGAGCTGGTCGAGTACCGCCTGGCGCAGTACCGCCGACGGCAGCTCAGCCAGTCGCAAGGGCCCGGGATGCCCTTCGAGGCCCAGGTCATCACCAACCAACACGCGCCAATCCTCAAGCTTCCGGACCGGAAGCAGCGGCCCGACCTCCCGCAGGGTGTCACCCAGGTTCGGCTCCCCAACGGTGAGTCGTGGCAGTTCCACTTCGTGAAGATCGCCGTCAACGTCGCGAAGCCAGCTGGAGCGGAGAAGAACCAGCTCTCGAAGCTCTTGAGAGGATGGTTCGACGACTTCGCGGGGAAGCCAGGCACGGCCTTCCGTGTGCGCTTCACCCCGCGAGCGGATGGCTGGAGCGTCGAGCCAGTACGAGCCGAGGTGCTCGCCTTCAAACGCCCCATGGGCTGCATCTCCTTCCCGACGCTGCGAGCCGCGGCAGGGGCCGCGAGTCATGCACTCGCGCTGGAGCAGGCCCCTGAAGCGGAGTGGGTGCGCCTGCCGATTCAAGCGAGAGGTGAAGGACTGTTCGCGGTGCGCGCGTCAGGCGATTCGATGAATGGAGGAGACCGCCCCATTCATGATGGAGACTGGCTGGTGATGCGCTACGCCCGCGACCTCTCGCCGAGGGACCTCGAAGGCAAGGTGGCGCTCATCCAGGTGCCAGACGCGGCGGGATATGCCTATCAAGTGAAGCGGCTGGTCCGTGCCGATGGTCAGTGGCGATTGCGGTCCGATAATCCCGACCACGCCACGAAGGACGTGAACGAAGGCGTCATGCCCATCGCCCAGCTGGTCGAGGTGCTGACACCCGAGAGCCTCGCACCACCGCGAGGTGCACGGCTCACGGAGTCACAGGTCATGGACCACTTCGGCTTGTCCACGACACCCAAGACGGGGCGACAGGATGGTCACCTGTTCCTCGTATCCACAGGCAGTGATGGGCCTCGACTCGACACTCGCGTCGCGGACCGCAGACCTGGCGAGACGGCCTTCGTCCTGACGCGCGAAGCACCTCAGGACCTCTGGCGCCATGATGGCGTGGCACACTGGGATGACACCAGCAATCGCTGGACACTCGGAGTCCCGACGACGTGA